A window from Aquabacterium sp. NJ1 encodes these proteins:
- a CDS encoding AMP-binding protein, producing MNLFTALRAAWPATQTDTAILTDIGLAYTWQDLDRATAMLANLLGSLKLHGTDGRPPVVAAHVDKSVEALMLYLATLRAGCAFLPLNPAYRADELNYFVNDARPAVLVCRPADQEWVIPLAAHGHVEHLFTLGADRTGSLLAHAAHQDDQHEPATRQAGDLAAILYTSGTTGRSKGAMLSHHNLWSNARTLLSLWDWRQDDCLLHALPIFHIHGLFVACHCALLSGTPMRWLGAFDPASVLREITATQGPRASIFMGVPTMYVRLLHDAGLTSQATQHMRLFVSGSAPMLTATHEAFAQRTGQTILERYGMSETGMLCSNPCRTSEGPRVPGSVGRPLPGVGLRIVDEDGEVLPAQAIGQVEVQGANVFGGYLGMPDKTAEAFTPDGWFRTGDVGHIDGHGYVHLSGRAKDLIITGGFNVYPAEVEALIDKQPGVVESAVIGVPHPDFGEGVVAVIVAAPGQLLQESELITNLKDTIAGFKVPKRIFTVPDLPRNAMGKVQKNLLRQSFQHTFQ from the coding sequence ATGAACCTGTTCACGGCCTTGCGCGCCGCGTGGCCCGCCACGCAGACCGACACCGCCATCCTCACCGACATCGGCCTGGCCTACACCTGGCAGGATCTGGACCGCGCCACGGCCATGCTGGCCAACCTGCTGGGCAGCCTCAAGCTGCATGGTACGGACGGCCGCCCACCGGTGGTCGCCGCGCACGTGGACAAATCGGTCGAGGCCCTGATGCTGTATCTGGCCACGCTGCGTGCCGGCTGCGCCTTCCTGCCACTGAACCCGGCCTACCGGGCAGATGAGCTGAACTACTTCGTCAACGATGCGCGCCCGGCCGTGCTGGTGTGCCGCCCGGCCGACCAGGAATGGGTGATCCCGCTGGCGGCACACGGCCATGTCGAACACCTGTTCACGCTGGGCGCCGACCGAACAGGCAGCCTGCTGGCGCATGCCGCGCATCAGGATGACCAGCACGAGCCGGCCACACGACAAGCGGGCGACCTGGCTGCCATCCTCTACACCTCGGGCACCACCGGCCGCAGCAAGGGCGCCATGCTCAGCCACCACAATCTGTGGAGCAACGCCCGCACCCTGCTGAGCCTGTGGGACTGGCGCCAGGACGATTGCCTGCTGCACGCCCTGCCCATCTTCCACATCCATGGCCTGTTCGTGGCCTGCCACTGCGCCTTGCTGTCAGGTACGCCCATGCGCTGGCTTGGCGCGTTCGACCCGGCCAGCGTGCTGCGCGAGATCACGGCCACGCAAGGGCCTCGCGCCAGCATCTTCATGGGCGTGCCCACCATGTATGTGCGCCTGCTGCACGATGCTGGCCTGACGTCGCAAGCCACGCAGCACATGCGCCTGTTTGTCAGCGGCTCGGCGCCCATGCTCACGGCCACGCACGAGGCTTTTGCGCAGCGCACCGGCCAGACCATCCTGGAACGTTATGGCATGAGTGAAACCGGCATGCTGTGCTCCAACCCCTGTCGCACCAGCGAAGGCCCACGCGTGCCCGGCAGCGTGGGCCGCCCGCTGCCCGGCGTGGGCCTGCGCATCGTTGACGAAGACGGCGAGGTGTTGCCTGCACAGGCCATCGGCCAGGTCGAGGTCCAGGGCGCCAACGTGTTTGGCGGCTACCTGGGCATGCCGGACAAGACCGCCGAGGCCTTCACGCCAGATGGCTGGTTCCGCACCGGCGACGTCGGCCACATCGATGGACACGGTTATGTGCACCTCTCCGGCCGCGCCAAGGACCTCATCATCACCGGCGGCTTCAACGTCTACCCGGCCGAGGTCGAAGCGCTCATCGACAAGCAGCCCGGCGTGGTCGAGTCTGCCGTGATCGGCGTGCCGCACCCGGACTTTGGCGAAGGGGTGGTGGCGGTCATCGTGGCCGCACCGGGCCAGCTCCTGCAAGAATCCGAACTCATCACGAATCTGAAGGACACGATCGCCGGCTTCAAGGTGCCCAAGCGCATCTTCACGGTGCCCGATCTGCCACGCAATGCCATGGGCAAGGTGCAAAAGAACCTGCTGCGGCAAAGCTTTCAGCACACCTTCCAGTAA
- a CDS encoding class II aldolase/adducin family protein — MDIPSLKDKVSPEEWQLRVDLAAAYRLVAMYGWSDLVFTHISARIPGPEHAFLINPYGLMFDEITASSLVKVDQNCNKLSDSPFFVNPAGFTIHSAVHAVREDAGCVLHTHTRAGVGVSAQKNGVLPISQQSTFVLASLAYHAYEGVAFREEEKPRLQADLGDKNFLMLRNHGLLTVGRTIADAFLSMYIFESTCQIQLAAQSGGAELTEVNPLILQGVAQAMKVQTEGMGGSFVWPALIRKLDRTDQSYKT, encoded by the coding sequence ATGGACATCCCATCCCTGAAGGACAAGGTCAGCCCCGAAGAATGGCAGCTGCGTGTGGACCTGGCCGCGGCCTACCGCCTGGTGGCGATGTATGGCTGGAGCGACCTGGTCTTCACCCACATCTCGGCCCGCATCCCCGGCCCCGAGCACGCCTTCCTCATCAACCCCTACGGGCTGATGTTCGATGAGATCACGGCCTCCAGCCTGGTCAAGGTCGACCAGAACTGCAACAAGCTCAGTGACTCGCCCTTCTTCGTCAACCCGGCTGGCTTCACCATCCACAGTGCCGTGCATGCCGTGCGCGAGGATGCGGGCTGCGTGCTGCACACCCACACGCGTGCCGGCGTGGGCGTGTCGGCGCAGAAGAACGGCGTGCTGCCCATCTCGCAGCAAAGCACCTTCGTGCTGGCCTCGCTGGCTTATCACGCGTACGAAGGCGTGGCCTTCCGCGAAGAAGAAAAGCCCCGCCTGCAGGCCGACCTGGGCGACAAGAACTTCCTTATGCTGCGCAACCACGGCCTGCTGACCGTGGGCCGCACCATCGCGGACGCCTTCCTGAGCATGTACATCTTCGAGTCGACCTGCCAGATCCAGCTGGCCGCACAATCAGGCGGCGCCGAATTGACCGAGGTCAACCCGCTCATCCTGCAAGGGGTGGCCCAGGCCATGAAGGTGCAGACTGAGGGCATGGGCGGCAGCTTCGTGTGGCCGGCGCTCATCCGCAAACTCGACCGAACAGATCAAAGCTACAAGACATGA
- a CDS encoding acyltransferase yields MFHRIVSFIKGVLASVVLTVNIVVAFSLVFPLALVKLVLPFRFVRLVVDFILANIAETWIAVNSMWMAAVGRTRWHVQGDTQFKYKGWYLVSSNHQSWVDILVLQKVFNRKIPLLKFFIKHELIYVPLMGLAWWALDFPFMKRRGGASAKKDLETARKACEKYKVIPTSVISFMEGTRYTAAKAKEQKTPYKHLLKAKTGGVGMALETMGELFNCMVDVTIVYPKGVPTFVDLLTGNIEDVIVSVRSVPIPKDVLVNENGDPPSRAHLQQWINDLWQVKDQEIDRLTADFKAGKLK; encoded by the coding sequence ATGTTTCATCGGATCGTGTCCTTCATCAAGGGTGTGCTGGCCAGCGTCGTGCTGACCGTCAACATCGTGGTGGCTTTCTCCCTGGTCTTCCCCTTGGCCTTGGTCAAGCTGGTGCTGCCATTTCGCTTTGTGCGGCTGGTGGTGGATTTCATCCTGGCCAACATCGCCGAAACATGGATCGCCGTCAACAGCATGTGGATGGCTGCGGTGGGCCGCACGCGCTGGCATGTGCAGGGCGACACCCAGTTCAAGTACAAGGGCTGGTACCTGGTGAGCAGCAACCACCAGAGCTGGGTGGACATCCTGGTGCTGCAGAAGGTGTTCAACCGCAAGATCCCGCTGCTGAAGTTCTTCATCAAGCATGAGCTGATCTATGTGCCCCTGATGGGCCTGGCCTGGTGGGCGCTGGACTTTCCCTTCATGAAGCGCCGCGGCGGTGCCAGCGCCAAGAAGGACCTGGAGACCGCGCGCAAGGCGTGCGAGAAGTACAAGGTGATCCCGACCTCGGTGATCAGCTTCATGGAAGGCACGCGCTACACCGCGGCCAAGGCCAAGGAGCAGAAGACGCCCTACAAGCACCTGCTCAAGGCCAAGACCGGTGGCGTGGGCATGGCGCTGGAAACCATGGGCGAGCTGTTCAACTGCATGGTGGACGTGACCATCGTGTACCCCAAGGGCGTGCCCACCTTCGTGGACCTGCTGACCGGCAACATCGAAGACGTGATCGTGTCGGTGCGCTCGGTGCCCATCCCCAAGGACGTGCTGGTCAATGAGAACGGTGACCCGCCTTCACGCGCCCACCTGCAGCAGTGGATCAACGATCTGTGGCAGGTCAAGGATCAGGAGATCGACCGCCTGACAGCGGACTTCAAGGCTGGGAAGCTGAAGTAA
- a CDS encoding ABC transporter ATP-binding protein yields the protein MLSWFERLIDPYPETPPAVPPTGFLAFVWAGSHGMRRFILGMTTLTAMIGAFEALLFNMLGSIVDWLSKVPPAQLWTQSRDKLLLLAVILLLSPLAVLLQTLLKHQTLAGNFPMKLRWNFHRLMLGQSMGFYQDEFAGRVATKVMQTALAVRDTCFIVADILVFVGIYFITMTAVVGTFDLWLITPFLGWLALYVCSVSFFVPRLGRRAKAQADARSMMTGRITDAYTNIATVKLFSHTNREAHYARSAMKDFMQTVHGQMRLVSGFEVVNHSLSMLLILSTAGLSLWLWSQGHVGIGAVAAATAMALRLNGISHWMMWEVAMLFEHIGTIQDGINTLARPHKVEDAPQARPLKVQQGDIRFQNVHFAYGGERTVIDGLNLHIKPGEKIGLVGRSGAGKSTIVNLLLRFYDVEGGQVLIDGQDIGLVTQDSLRAQIGMVTQDTSLLHRSVRDNILYGRPDATEQDMVQAAIKAEAHDFIQTLSDPKGRTAYDAHVGERGVKLSGGQRQRIAIARVMLKDAPILLLDEATSALDSEVEAAIQASLYRLMEGKTVVAIAHRLSTIAAMDRLIVLDHGRIVEEGDHAALLAKGGLYARLWAHQSGGFLGEEAEDDQAAA from the coding sequence GTGCTGAGCTGGTTTGAGAGACTGATCGACCCCTACCCCGAAACACCCCCTGCGGTGCCGCCCACGGGCTTCCTGGCCTTTGTGTGGGCAGGCTCGCATGGCATGCGCCGCTTCATCCTGGGGATGACCACGCTCACCGCCATGATTGGCGCGTTCGAGGCGCTGCTGTTCAACATGCTGGGCAGCATCGTGGACTGGCTCAGCAAGGTGCCGCCCGCCCAGTTGTGGACGCAATCGCGCGACAAGCTGCTCCTGCTGGCCGTCATCCTGCTGCTCAGCCCGTTGGCCGTCTTGCTGCAGACGCTGCTCAAGCACCAGACACTGGCGGGCAACTTCCCCATGAAGCTGCGCTGGAACTTCCACCGCCTCATGCTAGGCCAGAGCATGGGCTTTTATCAGGACGAGTTCGCCGGGCGCGTGGCCACCAAGGTCATGCAGACCGCCCTGGCTGTGCGCGACACCTGCTTCATCGTGGCCGACATCCTGGTGTTCGTGGGTATCTACTTCATCACGATGACGGCCGTGGTGGGCACCTTCGACCTGTGGCTGATCACGCCCTTCCTGGGCTGGCTGGCCCTGTATGTGTGCTCGGTGAGCTTCTTCGTGCCGCGCCTGGGCCGCCGAGCCAAGGCCCAGGCCGATGCCCGCTCCATGATGACGGGCCGCATCACCGATGCCTACACCAACATCGCCACGGTCAAGCTGTTCTCGCACACCAACCGCGAGGCCCACTACGCCCGCTCGGCCATGAAGGACTTCATGCAGACCGTGCACGGGCAGATGCGCCTGGTCAGTGGCTTCGAAGTGGTCAACCACAGCTTGAGCATGCTCTTGATCCTGTCCACGGCCGGGCTGTCTCTGTGGTTGTGGAGCCAGGGGCACGTGGGCATCGGTGCAGTCGCGGCGGCCACGGCCATGGCCCTGCGGCTCAATGGCATCTCGCACTGGATGATGTGGGAAGTGGCCATGCTGTTCGAGCACATCGGCACCATCCAGGACGGCATCAACACGCTGGCGCGCCCGCACAAGGTCGAAGATGCCCCGCAGGCCAGGCCACTGAAGGTGCAGCAAGGCGACATCCGCTTCCAGAACGTGCACTTCGCCTATGGCGGCGAGCGCACCGTGATCGATGGCCTGAACCTGCACATCAAGCCCGGCGAGAAGATCGGCCTGGTGGGCCGCTCCGGCGCGGGCAAATCCACCATCGTCAACCTGCTTCTGCGCTTTTATGACGTCGAAGGCGGCCAGGTGCTGATCGATGGCCAGGACATCGGCCTGGTCACGCAAGACAGCCTGCGCGCGCAGATCGGCATGGTCACGCAGGACACCTCCCTGCTGCACCGCTCGGTGCGCGACAACATCCTCTACGGCAGGCCCGATGCCACCGAGCAGGACATGGTGCAAGCGGCCATCAAGGCCGAGGCGCATGACTTCATCCAGACCTTGAGCGACCCCAAGGGGCGCACCGCCTATGACGCCCATGTGGGTGAACGCGGCGTGAAGCTCTCAGGTGGCCAGCGCCAGCGCATCGCCATTGCGCGCGTGATGCTCAAGGACGCCCCCATCCTGTTGCTGGACGAGGCCACCAGCGCGCTGGACTCCGAGGTGGAGGCCGCCATCCAGGCCAGCCTGTACCGCTTGATGGAGGGCAAGACGGTGGTGGCCATTGCACACCGCCTGTCCACCATCGCGGCCATGGACCGCCTCATCGTGCTGGACCACGGCCGCATCGTTGAAGAGGGCGACCACGCCGCGCTGCTGGCCAAAGGCGGTCTGTACGCACGCCTGTGGGCACATCAAAGCGGTGGCTTCCTGGGTGAAGAAGCCGAGGACGATCAGGCCGCGGCCTGA
- the ppk2 gene encoding polyphosphate kinase 2, producing MTQPTAPIDQDLLRRLQDDVIDSYDEELEMEIDDRLLAGETLGLSPEARETRRMYFRELFRLQGELVKLQDWVVHTGERVVVLFEGRDAAGKGGAIKRITQRLNPRVCRVAALPAPNDREKTQWYFQRYVAHLPAAGEIVLFDRSWYNRAGVERVMGFCSDDELEEFFRSVPEFEKMLVRSGIRIFKYWFSVSDDEQEARFLARIQDPLKQWKLSPMDLESRRRWEDYTRAKEVMLERTHIPEAPWWVVQAVDKKRSRLNCIHHLLQQMPYHEIEHAPVALPPRQRREDYIRQPVPHNMIIPEIY from the coding sequence ATGACCCAACCCACCGCCCCCATCGACCAGGACCTGCTGCGCCGCCTGCAGGACGACGTGATCGACAGCTACGACGAAGAGCTGGAAATGGAAATCGACGACCGCCTGCTGGCCGGCGAAACACTGGGGCTGAGCCCCGAGGCGCGCGAGACCCGCCGCATGTACTTTCGCGAGCTGTTCCGTCTGCAGGGCGAGCTGGTCAAGCTGCAAGACTGGGTGGTGCACACCGGCGAGCGCGTGGTGGTGCTGTTCGAGGGGCGCGATGCCGCCGGCAAGGGTGGCGCCATCAAGCGCATCACCCAGCGCCTCAACCCCCGCGTGTGCCGCGTGGCCGCCCTGCCCGCCCCCAATGACCGCGAAAAGACCCAGTGGTACTTCCAGCGATATGTGGCCCACCTGCCCGCCGCCGGCGAAATCGTGCTGTTCGACCGCAGCTGGTACAACCGCGCCGGCGTCGAGCGCGTCATGGGCTTTTGCAGCGACGACGAGCTCGAAGAGTTCTTCCGCTCCGTGCCCGAATTCGAGAAGATGCTGGTGCGCAGCGGCATCCGCATCTTCAAGTACTGGTTCTCCGTGTCGGACGACGAACAGGAAGCGCGCTTCCTGGCCCGCATCCAGGACCCGCTCAAGCAGTGGAAGCTCAGCCCCATGGACCTGGAAAGCCGCCGCCGCTGGGAGGACTACACCCGCGCCAAGGAGGTGATGCTGGAGCGCACCCACATCCCCGAGGCACCCTGGTGGGTCGTGCAGGCCGTGGACAAGAAGCGCTCGCGCCTCAACTGCATCCACCACTTGCTGCAGCAGATGCCGTATCACGAAATCGAACATGCCCCGGTGGCCTTGCCACCTCGCCAGCGTCGCGAGGACTACATCCGCCAGCCCGTTCCCCACAACATGATCATCCCCGAGATTTACTGA